Within Populus trichocarpa isolate Nisqually-1 chromosome 6, P.trichocarpa_v4.1, whole genome shotgun sequence, the genomic segment TTCATGTTTGATCCTGCTCTCAATTCAAATTCTTAGTATTATTTAGTTTCGCAAAAGTTGGGTTACAAATTTGTTTTACTGGGTATGCTGTGGTTCATGGcctcttttatttttgccaCAGTTGACTATTTTTTGGACTAAATCAGGCACTGGGTACATATCTTTCTGTTAATTTAGGGGATGGCTTAAAGGACTATGAATAGAACCATGCATTGCTCTTAACCTGCCTGTTGTTGTGGTCTGGCATCACAGATTCACAGCACAGTTTCTATGAAGCAATAATAAAgcgttttctttttatgtaattttatcaGTAATTTCAATTTCCACTTAAAAGCAACAATCAAAACTAACCCCTaattaataaatagataaaCAACCCAAATTTTTAATATTCCTCAACACAAATCATCAAACcccgaaaagaaaagaaaaaaaaggtttctttattttgaaagaaaaatatcaaaaaaatatctcgcATGAGTTATGGAGGTAATGTGTGAGAGAGAATGAGATaagtaaatgaagaagaaaaagaagaaacctaTAGTATAAGAAATATATtccaattagattttataaataaataaataaaaataataacctcTCCCTTTTAcccttttaattctttattttttttttattttcttttgatttatgtgGAGTGATGGGAACTGAGTTGGGATCTCCTCTCCTCTTTGAATGAGTGTGAAACCATTTAACATAAATTAAGTTCTCGTTCGTGTACGAATTCTATTTATTGTCTAATGAATTTACGATTTTGCCTCCGAAGCGGGCTAACCTTTTTATTTCTGTTATTAACCAACGGTTTCTatagtgtgtttgtttttaagtttagaacgtgtttttaaatcctttttttcaAGTCCAGTTGACTGTCTATTATTTCTTCTGGTTTGTGCAGATTAATTTCAGCTTAGCTATATCTATTACTTTTTCTTGCTATTTTTTGGGTTCTTTTATCGATAGTTGTTGGCTGTTGTATCATTGATATATACTGCATATTCCaacatgcataaatattaacatgtttgcATTTGGTAATTACATATGGAAaaccttcaaaatcaaaatacttcATTCACTAGTAGTACCCCAACATCAACCAATACCCCAGCTTCAAACACTAACTCAACATCAACTACTGTAGGATCCGTCACGGATAATAAAGGTAAACAACTTCAAGTCCTTacatcaaggaaaagaaatgttgatgataaaaaaaaagtcaaaaatttAGGATCATTTTACAAAACTTGATGATGATCCTACAACTCCTAGAGCTGAATGTAATTATTGTGGAAAGGATTATGCATGTCATACTATTATTAATGGGACAAGTAATATGTGGAGTCATTTAAAAGTATGCAAAAAGTTCTCTTTTGTGGTTGATAAGAAGCAAAAATTTTTGGTATTAGAACCTAATAAAGCAGGGGTTGAATCAGGAGATCGAAGTGTGGGAATTCTTAAGGCAATAGGTTATGATTATCATACTTTCGAAAGTTGCACAAGATGTTCTGGCTATTCCTATATCCACAGTGGCTTCCGAATCAGCCTTTAGCACAAGCGGTCATATACTCGACCAATTTCGAAGTTCTTTATCTCCAGCAACAGTTCAAGCActtatttgttgtcaaaattggttgTATCATGGATCAATTCCAACTGATAATAGAACCTTGATGAATGATTTCGAAACCTACGAAAACCTTGAATCATGTAATGTTTCTTAAAAACttacaccttttattttatgatttattaattaacacatttttattgtaacatgtttaattttttattttgtagaatttggtggaAAGTTGCATCTAGTAACAAATGATAATTAGTTCATAAATTGTGATGCATTTATTGAAAACGTatgataaaaatactattttttatttttatatcttgtaatttaatttatcatgttataattatAGATTATGAATTTCaggaatcaaagtgcaatgttttttatgtgctttttaATTGAGACGATGAGCAAatgaagatttgtttttttttttgcttggagtgttttatgataatgttatttgttgtttttttaagaccTTTAAGGCAATGGtttgtaatttgaattttaacctATTAGTGTATGACtgtgtgttatttaaacttttcTTAAGCAGAAAAATATTAGgaaggtaaaaaatatattgaacacaagattgacattaataatttaatataaatgaatattcagtggccaaaaaacttaataaacacAAGATTGACAATAACAATTTAATACGAATGAAtatttagtggtaaaaaaattaaatatactttggaatcttcaaagaaaattagacaatatcaatattaattgCAAGTCCATcagaaaattcattaaaagccCATCATAAAGCCCATTACAAAGCCAAAAAAAGCCCAAAACAAGGATataggttttttcggttttgggcatcaaaaactgaaccgaaaccggtcagtttggaaccgactggtttcggtttggttgttttttataaataaaaaccgaaccaaataaaaaataatcactaagtattcatatattattatcttacttTATCTTTAAAACAGTTTTCAAGTTATTTCCCAGCAATCAACTCCTCCATGCCCTTTCAGAAAAAATATCTGTACATATGATAAATCTCTACGCTGAACCAACAAAATCGGTTGATGAGATCATCAATAATTAGTTTCTAACAGTGAATTAATCGAATTtgttagtttataattttttgagtgGCATGATAAGATGAGATGATGAACAAGGAGTCACTAACAGTGGTTTAATCTAAGTGAtcatcaacaaagaaaacaagacagCAGCTGGAACCAAAGCAAACAGGAGATAAGAAAGAGAGAGTACCTGCAAGTTTCCCTTTCCCTTCTCACTTAAGTTGTGGCTGCTGTTCTGTATCAGTAatctaagagtgtgtttggtattgcggtagcggttgtagttgtggttttaaaaaagttgttttataaaaagtacttttagttgaggttggtttgaaaaaataggtgtttggttaaaactgtgattgaaattgaggttgaagaaaaagtaattttaatgtgtttggttaagaatgcttttgaaattgaggttataaaataattttaaaaaatatatattaatattgatggtttttaatttaaatattatggatttaactattgctattacatcatgaaataaatcacactttatataaaaaaaatcactttaacaaaaaactatttacaatttcattacgtacaaaattcattcgacaagaattacaaaattaggtaaaatattatcaaaaataaaattaagattacagtacgagtaaatttaattcaccttaaactaatttaaaaaaaaattgttgttcacgtttacatgaacagtgcaagtgaaattaattaaatgtactagttaaaaaaaaaaaacctgttcactgaacagtgaaGGCATgcctgtttaaaaaaaaaaaagtttagtgaACAGGATAGCCATGCTCCTCTGTTTATTACAGTAGCATCATTTCACCGCGCAGAAAGCAGGCAGGAGCTGCTTCTTATTTTCTCGCGTTTCAAACGTTGTTGCACGTGGGATCCAGTAAACAGTAACTCGTATTCATGTGTTACCAAACAAGCTTGTAGCTTCAAATCGCAGGAAACGTGGACGACAATATTATAAGTGGTTACCAAAAGGGACATTAGACACCCGCATAATCCAACTCATCCACTCTCGCTGTGCGCCTGCTCTGGCCGTATCTCTATCCTTTCGCATCCAAAACCAGCATCAACACCACCCACCAATAAGGAAAAGGCACGTGGAGGATCATGACTTTGAATCAGCTACTGGGTCGGCTACCGACTGGTGTTCCGTTTTGAGCCATTGAGTATTGCTGTGGAGTGGAGGGACATTGAAGCTGCACAATGTTTGGTGTCTTACAAGTGCTGATGGCAAGTGGTTTATTGAGTGGGGGTTCTATAAGAATGGAGGTTCCATGGTGTGATAGTAATAGGATTCTGTTGTAAAAAGAGCATGTGAGGTTTCCCGTTGACTTGGCTCATCGGAAAATTGGAAGAGAACTCGAGcgttttttagttgtttaagaGAAAACAGCAAATGGGTTTGTGGAGTTGACAGTCTTGGAAAATGGTGAGCAGCAACAAGGGCACGATGATCAGCTGGAGAGAACAGCAAATGGGGATGGTAATGTCCTCAttgataattttcattattttgctGGGCTCTGTGTTTTATCGTTTTCGTCTCTGTGTTAGGCTCGTTTGCCTTCCCTGGTTCTGTTTATCATCATTCGTTCCTTCTCAACCCctgtaatttttagttttctccttcgtccccccccccccccctgttcTCTGTCTCTGTTTTTATCTTCGTCCCTGTTCTCTGTTTTTATCTTCGTCCCTTCTGCCGCTCTTCCCTTCCTGTTCTGTGTTTGCTCTGTTCTTGCTCTTCGATCCCCCtccttgttcttttttgttttttgttcttttttttttaaaaaaaaaaaccctccctagagccagagaatgccatgcgGTTACCCAGATAATAAAGAGCTTATGGGACTGTTATTGCAGAAGTTTGAAATTCtagagaaagaaaggaggaagATTACTAGAGAGACAAAACTATTTTCATGATaaacttttcaagaaaaaagaaaaaagaaaaaactatttctaattaatgaagcctaaaataatacaatttctagacctttctttgcaaaataccACCAACCGATATTGCGATGACTGTATTTACCATGGAAAgcacaataataatttctaaaaatacgaGAAGCTATTTCTACTTTGGTTACGTGTGCATCATCATCCTTTGattggatatcatcatcatttccTTCCTCTTCGTGCAACCATTGGACACCAATCGCCTTTATTTGGATAGCTGGACCATGTGGACGCACTGAAATACTCACGTCATCACCATTATCAAATGTAGGATCATTGCCCCCTAATTTCGTGTGCAATAGCGATTGGATTTCACGAACATCACGCGCGTAACTCATATGGTAGACAAAGGCTTGACAATGCATGTATCCTCCACCACTGGTATTGTTTCTGATTTCAAGATAAACATAACTAAAGCCACGGTATGCTGACGTCACACTAAACCTTGTGAACAGATTAAAGCCACATATCCGGTGCGCAGGAGGAGGTGaggatattttgaatgaaaagttgTCTGCAAACTCATTCTGAATTAGCCATttatcctcttcctcctcctcatcaAACCTCCTTAACATCTCATCTTCATCGAATACATATACGACAACGTTGAATATGCCATCAAAAAATGTTATctgtaccaccaaaacaatgtcTATAAAATGAGCAAAAGACAAATATTCAAATGtagatttcaaaaacaataaaattggtGAGGGAGGACCTGAAATCTCGATGGCTGTATTTGAGCACGAGCCGTTTCCAGTATTCTGAACATGTGTGAGTCAAACTTTTGGATTAATTCTTGCTTCATCCAAACTTGGAACTCGACTAAGTGATCACAACCTTCTACTTGAGTCCAATTGTTTGGATTTGCAAGTCTTTGCAGTGAATTGCAGAAGGACACATCTAACAACCACAAATGGGATGGCAGCTCTGGAAGTGCCTGAAGCATCTtgcaatttcttaaatataggTGTCTGAGTGGACCAAGATTCCTGATGCTTTCTGGAAGATAACGAATTGGAGTTCCACTTAGATCTAGACTCTCCAAGAAGCGTGGCAGTGAAAACAAGGTAAATCTCAACATTTTCCT encodes:
- the LOC127905479 gene encoding uncharacterized protein LOC127905479 produces the protein MELPEEMSRLNSLQELVLGGCSNLDSLNMELEHHQGRNLLQSDVIVASASYITSLPLKLFFPSRFSTRKMLRFTLFSLPRFLESLDLSGTPIRYLPESIRNLGPLRHLYLRNCKMLQALPELPSHLWLLDVSFCNSLQRLANPNNWTQVEGCDHLVEFQVWMKQELIQKFDSHMFRILETARAQIQPSRFQITFFDGIFNVVVYVFDEDEMLRRFDEEEEEDKWLIQNEFADNFSFKISSPPPAHRICGFNLFTRFSVTSAYRGFSYVYLEIRNNTSGGGYMHCQAFVYHMSYARDVREIQSLLHTKLGGNDPTFDNGDDVSISVRPHGPAIQIKAIGVQWLHEEEGNDDDIQSKDDDAHVTKVEIASRIFRNYYCAFHGKYSHRNIGWWYFAKKGLEIVLF